A stretch of DNA from Candidatus Pseudomonas phytovorans:
GTCGGTTGGCGACTGACGCCAACCTTCAAGCCTCGACTGCGCCCTCTTCCTTGTGCGCGGTGTGCAGCACTTCGATCAGGCAGTCTTCCAGCTCAAAACGCTCGCGCAAAAGGCCGCCGAGCTTGTTGAGCTTGTCGGCAAAGCGCTCGGGGTCAGTGCAGTCGCCTTTCTCGCAATGATCATTGAAGGCCAGTGCGATCTGGGTACTTTCATCAATGCGCGGATTGATTTGCGTGGCCAGTTCCAGGCCTCGCGAGTCACCGAATGCCTTGGCTTCTTCGATCAACTGCCCGCTGACTTCGAAGTGCCACGCCGAAACGTAGTCGACCAGAAGCGCGCAAAAGTCCCCGTTGGTGTCCTTGTCGGCAAAGGCCAGCTTCACATCGCGCAACGCGCGGAAAGCCTGCACCAGTTCCTGGCGCTCCTCCAGCCAACGGTCGATCAGCTTGTGAACCCCACCCCAGCGTTCCTGGGCGTTCTGACAACTATCGAGCATGGCGATCTCATCCCTTCTGGGTAGATGCCGCTGCACCTCGCGCCACGAATACGCAGCACAAAGGTGACATCAGCAGAACGGCATCGAGCAGTTGTGTTTTCAGTATGCGTGCTGGGAGATTATTCCCGTGCGTGCTGACCATCAAGGTACGCAGCAGACAAAGTTCATACAAGTGTTTAATACCTTGTAAAACCGCCATTGGTCGCACTGGTGGCCTGGCCTTGTTCCAGGTCAACTTGTTGCCCGGCTGCGGAAACGATACGCCAGCAGGCATCTCAAGGGCAGCACGGCCAGCAACAGGAAGGCCAGCAGGCTCCACTCAGGCAGCGTCAGGTCGAGAAAGCTCCATGTCAGCGAGCTGCATTGCGGGCCACCCAGCAGGAACTGCCGCGCGGCTTCGCTCCAGGATTGCTCGAAGACACGCCCGATCGGCAGCGGGCATACAGGGATAGCACCGCCACCTCCCTGCACCCAGACATGCCGTGCCGCCAGCAACGCGCCGGCCAGCGAGCAGCCCAGCGTAGCCCGCGCGTAATGGCGGATGCCTTGCGCACCCGGCGCCTGCACTACCGCCGCCAGGCTCAGCAGTGCGTAGGCGGCAAGCAATAGCCGCTGGCTGACGCACAAAGGGCACGGCACCAGCCCCAGTATGTTTTCCAGGTGGAATGACACGACCAGTACTGCCAATGCGGCCAGGCAGGAAGGAAGGAAAAAGGTGCGCAAGCGGGCCGGAAGCATGGGCGGTGAAAGTCCCGGGGAAATGTTGTGGTCTGAAACGGTAGAGGAAAGACCCGCTTTGTATCAAGGCGCTACAGTAGCGATAAGTCGCTGAAGCGCGTAGGAAATTTCCATTGCTAAAGTAGGAAGCGCCGGAAGAAATGGGCTGCAGAACTAACCTACAGCAGTAGATAAGTTACCCGCCCCCAAAGCCCGCACCTTTGCGCGGGCTCTGGGGTGGGTCAGGCGCGTACGCCTTCTGGCAAAGGCAGCGCCAGCAGGCGCTCGTCCAGCAGGCCAAGGCCTTCCTGGAACAGCTGGTTGCTGCGCTCGGTCTCGCCAAGGCCAGCGAGCAGACGGGCCAGTTCGGCACAGGCCTCGGGGTTGCGCTCCATGCGCAGGCTGCTTTCCAGGTAGTCACGCGCCTTGCCCCACAGGCGGTTCTGCAGGCTCAGGCGGCCAAGGGTCAGCAACAGGCTGGCGTCTTGCGGGTGGGCCTTGAGCCAACCTTCGGCCGTTTGCAGTTGGCGCGCCGGGTCATCACCGCGCACCAGGCCGTACAGGCGGGCCAAATGGCTTTCGTACTCACGCTTGAGGGCAGTGCGCAGCACTTGCTCGGCCTCGTTCTGGGCCCCCACCTGGCGCAATTGCTCGGCGTAGGCCAGCACCAGTTGCGGCTCTTGGCGCTGGGCCGCGGTCAGTTGCTGCCAGGCGCGTTCCAGGGCCTGGCGTGCAGTTTGCGCGTCTTCGCCACGGGTGGTGGCCAGGCTCAGGTTCTGGCCCCAGGCACGTTGTTCCAATGCCGCCAGCTCGGCGGACGGCAGCACCTTGCCCTTGCGCAGGTCTGGCAGCAGACGGATCAGTGCCGACCAGTCACCGCGCTCCACATACAGACGCTGCAGCAGGCGCAGCACCTGGCTGTTGTGCGGGTGGCGTTCCTGCATGGCCAGCAGGGTTTCCAGGGCGCCGTCACTTTCACCACGGTCCATCTGCAACTGCGCATGGGTCAGGGCAATGGCCAGTTCTGCTTGCGGCTGACGCTCCAGCGCACGCTCCAGCAGGTTGTCGCTGTCTTCGGTGCGGCCTTGCTCGTTGGCAGCACGTGCGGCACCGAGGTAGTACAGCAGCGGTTGGCGCTCGGCCTCGGCGGCACGGTGCAAGTGGCGTTGAGCGCTGGCCCAGCGGCCCTCGGCAAGGTCCAGTTGGCCCTGTTCGATGGCCAGGCGGATGCGCCGGCTGCGGTTGCGCCGCGACCACGGGTTGACCACCCCGCTGGACGTCAGTACCAGGCCGACCAGATAACGCACCAGCCACAACACTGCGAGCACCGCCAGCAGGCCGGCCAGTGCCGCCCACAGCCCCGATTGATAGCGGAAGCTGCCATAGGAAAGCAGCACGTAGCCGCTGTGCTTGGCGACGGCAATACCCAGCGCCGCAGCAATCACGATTGCCAGCACCGCCAGCAGGTAGACACGCTTCATGGCTTGCCCCCTTCAGCCTCGGCCGGCAGGTGACGGCGCTGAATGTAGGCCTGCACGGCCGCCAGGCTTTCGCTGAGGTCGGGGGTAACCACCGACACCGGTTGCTCGGCCAAGGCGTTAAGGCTGTCAAGCATGGCCTTGCTTTGCGGGTTGTCGGCGTTGAAGTTCGCCAACAGCACGCTGCGGGCGTCGTCCAGCGCCTGGGTGTAGACCTTTGCGTCACCATTGAGCGCCGCCCACTGGGCCTGCTCGATGGTCAGGCTCAGGGCCAGTCGCAGCTGGTTCAACTGCTGCCCGGCCAGCAGCGGCCGCACGTTTTCATCGGCGTTGAAGTCGATCTGGAAGTACTTGGAGATTTCTGCCCACCACTGCGACAGCCGGCTGGCGCCATCTCCGTCGGAAGTCAGGGCACCCAGCGCATCGGCATTGCTGTCGAACTCGGGCGACTGGGCGCTCAGTTGCTGCACCAGCTCACGCTGTGCGGCCAGTTTCAGGAACAGGCCGGTACGGTCTGGTTGCTGAGTGCTGTTGAGTGTGGCCAGGCTGCGTGCCAGTTGCTCACGGGCGGCGAATGCACCCGGGTCGCTCTGCTCGCGCAGGATCTCGTCGGCGCCTTCGACCAAGGCCTTGGCACTGGTGATGTCCTGCAAGGCCGACAGGCGCAGGGTAGCAAGGCGCAGCAGGTGCTCGGCTTCAGCCAGGCGCCACTCCTTGCGGCTTTCGCCCAGCACGGTTTCCAGGCGCTGGCTGAGGCGCTGCTGGTCACCTTGCAACTGTGCCACCAGGCGGCGGCGATCTTCCAGCTCGCTGGCCGCCGGCAGGCTGGCCAGTTGCGCGCTGATCTGCTGTTCGCGCTGCTGCAGGGCTTCGGCACGCTGGGTCAGCGCCTCGATGTGCTGGCCCTGGTTGAACTCGCTGCCTTGCAGTTGACGCACCTGCCAGACCCCCCAGCCACCTACCGCCACCCCGGCTGCACCCAGCAGCAAGGCCAGTGCTGCCAGGCCACTGCCGGAGCGCTTGGCAGGTGGGGTGTTGACGGGTTCCGCCGGCGCCTGTGCCGACGGCTGATCGTTATTGGACAAGACAGTCTCGCTCACGTATCCATCCTTTGCATGGGGGCGCATCGCGTTCAGCTTAGCGCCTTAAGAGGCAGGTGCAGCGCTGCGCTGCACAGCTGCCAGCAAGGCCGTGGCACTGGCGCCACGGCAATCCACAACCTGTTGGGCCCCGGCGGCCCTTGCCTGTTCGGCGACCCGTGGGCTAGGCACGAACAGCGGCAGGCGTGCCAGCTGCGGCCAGTCGGCACCGGCCAGTTGCTGCAAATGTTCAAAACCCTGCCCACTGCTGACCACCAGGCCATTGAGGCGTTCCGCTTCGATGCGGCGCATCAGGGTGCCCGCCGGGTAAGCCGGCAGACAGCGACGATACAGTTCCAGATATTCGACACTAGCACCTTGCTCTGCAAGACGCTCTGCCAGCAGTTCGCGACCTCCAACGCCGCGAACGACCAGGACGCGCGCTGCAGGTACGGCAACGGCCTGAAGCAGGGCTGGTAGTGCCAGCAATGCTTCGCTGTCGTCGCCACGCAGAGGCGTGCTTACCGCCAGCCCCGCCCCCTGCAGCACTGCAGCGGTGGCCTCACCCACGGTGAACCAACCCTGCCGTGGTGGCAGCAGGCTGGCTTCGGCCAGTTGCTCAAGCAACAACCGGGCAGCCGGTTTGCTGACCACGATGATCGTCTGGAAGCCATCCAGGCCCTCCAGCAGCAGACGCTGCCGGGCCTCCAGGGTGACGGGCTCGATCGCCAGCAGCGGCAGGCAGCTGCTGCCCACCCCCGCTGCCGCCAGGTTCTGCGCCAGTGCCGCACAGTCCTCGGCAGGCCGGGTCAGCAACAGGCGCCATTGGCTCACGGGTGGCCGGCCTCACCGTAGACTTCCTTGAGGATGGCCTCGGCGCCTTGGCCCAACAGGTCTTCGGCCACTTGCACGCCCAAGGCCTCGGCCGCAGAACGTGACGCGCGGGCATCGGCCACAAGCAGGAGACCACCGCTAGGCTGGCCAACCAGGCCACGTAGCCACAGCTGGTCGCCTTCGAGCACCGCGTAGCAGGCGATCGGCACCTGACAGCCGCCATTCAGGCGTTTGTTCAGAGCGCGTTCGGCCACCACCCGGTCGGCGGTGTCGGCATGGTGCAGCGGCGCCAGCAGTGCATGGATCCCAACGTCGGCGCTGCGGCACTCGATGCCCACTGCGCCCTGGCCGCCAGCCGGCAGGCTGTCGTCAACGCTGATGGTGGCGGTGATCCGGTCTTCGAAGCCCAGGCGGATCAGGCCGGCGGCGGCGAGAATGATGGCGTCATATTCACCGGCGTCCAGCTTGGCCAGGCGAGTGTTGACGTTGCCGCGCAGAAAGCGGATTTGCAGGTCCGGACGGCGCGCCAGCAACTGGGCCTGGCGGCGCAGGCTGGAAGTGCCGACGATGCTGCCGGCAGGCAGCGCAGCAAGGCTGTCAAAGGTATTGGAAACGAAGGCGTCACGCGGGTCTTCGCGCTCGCAGATGCAGTACAGGCCCAGGCCTTCAGGGAAGTCCATGGGCACGTCCTTCATCGAGTGCACGGCGATGTCGGCTTCGTTGTCCAGCAGGGCGGTTTCCAGCTCTTTGACGAACAGGCCCTTGCCGCCGATTTTTGCCAGCGGCGCGTCGAGCAGCTTGTCACCACGGCTGACCATGGGCACCAGGGTCACCAGCAGACCGGGGTGGGCCTGCTCGAGGCGGGCTTTGACGTATTCGGCCTGCCACAGGGCCAAGGCACTTTTGCGGGTGGCAATGCGGATTTCGCGAGTGGACATGAAACGCCCCGATCCAGAGAAATGCCGCCGATGATAACAGCATCGCCGGTATCGCTAGCAGATACGGATCAACAGCTCCTGCGCAGTCTGGTGTGGGAGCGGCCTTGTGTCGCGAAAGGGCCGCGAAGCGGCCCCAGGGTTTGGGCAGCGGTGCATAGCTTGCTGGGGCCGCTTTGCGGCCCTTTCGCGACACAAGGCCGCTCCCACAAGGACCGCGCAAACTTACTGACTTGCGCAAATGGTTTTAGAGGGTTTGCATCATCTTGCGCACACCGGCCACATGCCGCCGGCTGACGGTAAGGGCGTCGCCATCCAGACCTTTCAGATACAACTGAAAGTGCCCCAGCGGGGTGCGCTGCAGGCGTTCGATACGCTCGCGGGCAACCAGCGCATTGCGATGGATGCGCACGAAGCGTTCGCCAAATTCGTCTTCCAGGGCTTTGAGCGGCTCGTCGAGCAGCACTTCCCCGCCTTCGTGACGCAAGGTCACGTACTTGTGGTCGGCAATGAAATAGATCACCTGGGGCAAAGGGATCAACTCGATGCCTTTGCGCGTACGGGCACTGATGTGGCTCCGAGGGCCACCACCTTCATTGGCCGGCCGGGTAAGCGCGGCCAACTGGGCGCGGTTGGGTTTTTCGGCCTTGCGCAAGGCATCACGCAACACCTGGGCCTGGAAGGGCTTGGTCACATGGCTGAGGGTACTGTCCTTGAATGCCTCGGCACCGTATTCATCATCCCCGGTGCAAAACACCACCGCTGGCGGCGCCTCGCGCTCGCACAGGCGAGCAGCTACCTGCAGGCCATCCAGGCCTGGCATGCCGATGTCCAGGAGGACCACATCGGGCTTGAGGCTTTCGATCAGCGCAAGGGCCTCCTCGCCGTTGGTGGCGCTAGGCTCCAGCACGGTGTAACCCTCCAGTTCGCCGAGCAGCCGGCTTAGGCGTTCACGGTCTTGGGGTTCGTCATCAACGATCAGGACATTCATAATTGCGCTGGATTCCTGAATGAGTCTCGCACAGGTATAGCGTAGACAGATGTGGTTCGAGCGACACTGCGGTCACGCTCTAGACCGGTGCGATGGCCAAAGATTCACTCGGACGGCAGATTCACCGCCTGTCCTTTGTCCAACTGTAGACGGTCCGTGGAACACTGCCGTTCATTCCTTAAAATCCTTCTGTGCCATTTTCCGGGCATTTCTCTCGACCGGCGCCCTGCGGCAGCCAGCCCAACCCTGCTATTATCGGCGCCACTTTTTCGTTCACGCCTGCAATGAGTGAATCCATGAGCACCGACAAGACCAATCAGTCCTGGGGCGGCCGCTTCAGTGAGCCCGTCGACGCCTTCGTCGCCCGCTTCACCGCCTCGGTCGATTTCGACAAGCGCCTGTACCGCCACGACATCATGGGTTCGATCGCCCATGCCACCATGCTGGCGCAGGTCGGCGTGCTCAGCGATGCCGAGCGCGACACCATCATCGATGGCCTGAAGACCATTCAGGGCGAGATTGAGGCCGGCAACTTCGACTGGCGCGTCGACCTCGAAGACGTGCACATGAACATCGAGGCGCGCCTGACCGACCGCATCGGCATCACCGGCAAGAAGCTGCACACTGGCCGTAGCCGCAACGATCAGGTGGCCACCGACATCCGCCTGTGGTTGCGCGATGAAATCGACCTGATCCTGGCCGAAATCACCCGCCTGCAGAAGGGCCTGCTGGAGCAGGCCGAGCGTGAAGCAGAAACGATCATGCCCGGTTTCACCCACCTGCAGACGGCGCAGCCGGTCACTTTCGGCCACCACCTGCTGGCGTGGTTCGAAATGCTCAGCCGCGACTACGAGCGCCTGGTCGACTGCCGCAAGCGCACCAACCGCATGCCCCTGGGCAGCGCCGCACTGGCGGGTACGACCTACCCGATCGACCGCGAACTCACCTGCAAGCTGCTGGGCTTTGAGGCCGTGGGCGGCAACTCGCTAGACGGCGTGTCGGACCGCGACTTCGCCATCGAATTCTGCGCCGCTGCCAGTGTGGCAATGATGCACCTGTCGCGCTTCTCCGAAGAGCTGGTGCTGTGGACCAGCGCGCAGTTCCAGTTCATCGACCTGCCGGACCGCTTCTGCACTGGCAGCTCGATCATGCCGCAGAAAAAGAACCCGGACGTGCCGGAACTGGTACGTGGCAAGACCGGCCGTGTGTTCGGCGCCCTGACCGGCCTGCTGACCCTGATGAAAGGCCAGCCGCTGGCCTACAACAAGGACAACCAGGAAGACAAGGAGCCGCTGTTCGACGCCGCCGATACCCTGCGCGACTCGCTGCGTGCCTTTGCCGACATGATCCCGGCGATCAAGCCAAAGCACGCCATCATGCGTGAAGCGGCACTGCGCGGGTTCTCCACCGCCACCGACCTGGCCGACTACCTGGTTCGCCGGGGGCTGCCATTCCGTGACTGCCACGAAATCGTTGGCCATGCTGTGAAGTACGGTGTGGACACGGGCAAGGACCTGGCCGAGATGAGCCTGGACGAACTGCGCCAGTTCAGCGACCAGATCGAGCAGGACGTGTTTGCCGTGCTGACCCTGGAAGGCTCGGTGAACGCCCGTGACCACATTGGTGGTACGGCACCGGCGCAGGTGCGTGCCGCCGCTGTGCGTGGCAAAGACCTGCTGGCTTCGCGTTAACGCCCATTGCGAGGGCTTCGCCCTCGTTCGCGGGCACGCCCGCTCCCACAGGTATTGCGCTGGTTTCAAAGGCTGTGCAGTCCTGTGGGGGCCATAGGCATCACACAGGTTTCAAAAGCATCGCAGTCCCTGTGGGAGCGGGTTTACCCGCGAAGGGGCCAACACTGATCTCAGCGTTTGCCGCTGCGAATCATCTCCATGAAGGCCGGCATCGACGCCTCCTTGTCTGCCACGATCCGCGCCATGTGCGGGTTCTCACCCATCAGCTGCAACAAAGCCTTGGCCTGCGGGAAATCCGCCAGGAAGTCGATGTTCAGCACTTTCTTGCCCACTGCATAAGCCAGATCGACCGAGAAGCAGAACATCAGGTCTGCCAGCGTCAGTTCCTTGCCCGCTACATAAGGCGCAAAACGCCCATTACGCTTGAGCGTGGCAAACCCGGCCAGCAAATCGGCACGGGCCTTCTCCTTGACCAGCGGCTCCACCGACATGCCAAAGAACGACTCGGCATAGCAGGTACGCGCCGGCAGCTCGATGTACAGCTCGATTTCCTTGAGCAGCTCACGCACCTTGGCCTGACCAAACGGATCAACTGGCAGCAGTGCCTTGCCGCCCGGGGTCTGCTCGATATAGTCGAGGATCACACTGGTTTCACTGAGAAAACCGTGTTCGGTTTCCAGCACCGGCACCTTGCCCCGAGGGCTTACCTCCAGCGCCTGTGGCGCCTGGCCGCCATAGAAGGTGACTTCCTCGAAGGGCAGGCCTTTTTCCAGCAGGGCCAGCTTGACCATGTTGTAGTAGTTGCTGACCGAGAATCCATGAAGCTTGAGCATGAGGTAACAGCCTCCAGGCCGTAAGGGGATGGCCCGGCTTTTATAGACCGTACGCCCGCCGCTGACCAGCGTCATGCACCCCGTCAATGCCCGGGCATTGCCGCCACGGGCATGGCACACTGTGCATCCCAACTCAGGAGTAGCGCCATGAGCGAGCCCACCGACATCGACAACGACGACGAAGCCTTTGCCGAGGCAACGCTGACCCAGGCCATCGAAAACCAGATTGAAAGCGGCGACCCGGCTGCGGCCAAGGCCACTTTCAACAAACTGAAGTTGGTCGGCTACGAGCGTGAAGACATTCTCAACCTGATGGCCCATGTGCTGGCCTTCGAGGTTGACAACATGCTGAAGGAAGATCGCGAGTTCGACCGTGAGTGGTACGAGAACGCCCTGAGAGCGCTGCCGGAACTGCCGCCTGAGATGGATCAAGGCGAGGACGAATAACCCGGCTACACTCGAAGATCAGGCACCGTTGAACAGTGCCCTAATCCTTGTCTGGAAGTCAGGAGCTGCCATGCCTTTTACCCCCGATCTGATCGACGAACTGGAAGTACTCGCGCTGTTCAAACACGACAGCAGCCAGGAGGGCATCAAGATAACCAGCGCCGCCGCCCCAGCCCTGATCGCGGCGGCGCAACGCTTGTATGATAAGAAGCTGACTGATCAGCCTGATGGCGGCTACCTGACCAGCCTGGGTCATGACGCCGTCAACAGTGTCCAGTTGCTGCAGAACATTCTGAAAGCGCCACAGCCAGCCTGATCCGAGATTGCAAGGGGCCGCAGAGCGGCCCTTTTCAGTTAGCCGCTGCCCTGCGCTTTTCCGCCAGCCACGAGCGCCCGTACAGGAACACGATGGCCAGTAAGGCCACCACCTGCGCTGACAGCGAGTAGGCGTCGGCGTGAATCCCCAGCCAGTCGAATTCGAAGAACGCCACCGGCCGTGTGCCCAGCACCCCGGCCTCTTGCAGCGCCTTCACGCCATGCCCGGCGAACACGACCGACAATGCACACAGCAG
This window harbors:
- the rsd gene encoding sigma D regulator, giving the protein MLDSCQNAQERWGGVHKLIDRWLEERQELVQAFRALRDVKLAFADKDTNGDFCALLVDYVSAWHFEVSGQLIEEAKAFGDSRGLELATQINPRIDESTQIALAFNDHCEKGDCTDPERFADKLNKLGGLLRERFELEDCLIEVLHTAHKEEGAVEA
- a CDS encoding disulfide bond formation protein B, which gives rise to MLPARLRTFFLPSCLAALAVLVVSFHLENILGLVPCPLCVSQRLLLAAYALLSLAAVVQAPGAQGIRHYARATLGCSLAGALLAARHVWVQGGGGAIPVCPLPIGRVFEQSWSEAARQFLLGGPQCSSLTWSFLDLTLPEWSLLAFLLLAVLPLRCLLAYRFRSRATS
- a CDS encoding heme biosynthesis protein HemY is translated as MKRVYLLAVLAIVIAAALGIAVAKHSGYVLLSYGSFRYQSGLWAALAGLLAVLAVLWLVRYLVGLVLTSSGVVNPWSRRNRSRRIRLAIEQGQLDLAEGRWASAQRHLHRAAEAERQPLLYYLGAARAANEQGRTEDSDNLLERALERQPQAELAIALTHAQLQMDRGESDGALETLLAMQERHPHNSQVLRLLQRLYVERGDWSALIRLLPDLRKGKVLPSAELAALEQRAWGQNLSLATTRGEDAQTARQALERAWQQLTAAQRQEPQLVLAYAEQLRQVGAQNEAEQVLRTALKREYESHLARLYGLVRGDDPARQLQTAEGWLKAHPQDASLLLTLGRLSLQNRLWGKARDYLESSLRMERNPEACAELARLLAGLGETERSNQLFQEGLGLLDERLLALPLPEGVRA
- a CDS encoding uroporphyrinogen-III C-methyltransferase, with translation MSETVLSNNDQPSAQAPAEPVNTPPAKRSGSGLAALALLLGAAGVAVGGWGVWQVRQLQGSEFNQGQHIEALTQRAEALQQREQQISAQLASLPAASELEDRRRLVAQLQGDQQRLSQRLETVLGESRKEWRLAEAEHLLRLATLRLSALQDITSAKALVEGADEILREQSDPGAFAAREQLARSLATLNSTQQPDRTGLFLKLAAQRELVQQLSAQSPEFDSNADALGALTSDGDGASRLSQWWAEISKYFQIDFNADENVRPLLAGQQLNQLRLALSLTIEQAQWAALNGDAKVYTQALDDARSVLLANFNADNPQSKAMLDSLNALAEQPVSVVTPDLSESLAAVQAYIQRRHLPAEAEGGKP
- a CDS encoding uroporphyrinogen-III synthase, whose protein sequence is MSQWRLLLTRPAEDCAALAQNLAAAGVGSSCLPLLAIEPVTLEARQRLLLEGLDGFQTIIVVSKPAARLLLEQLAEASLLPPRQGWFTVGEATAAVLQGAGLAVSTPLRGDDSEALLALPALLQAVAVPAARVLVVRGVGGRELLAERLAEQGASVEYLELYRRCLPAYPAGTLMRRIEAERLNGLVVSSGQGFEHLQQLAGADWPQLARLPLFVPSPRVAEQARAAGAQQVVDCRGASATALLAAVQRSAAPAS
- the hemC gene encoding hydroxymethylbilane synthase, with amino-acid sequence MSTREIRIATRKSALALWQAEYVKARLEQAHPGLLVTLVPMVSRGDKLLDAPLAKIGGKGLFVKELETALLDNEADIAVHSMKDVPMDFPEGLGLYCICEREDPRDAFVSNTFDSLAALPAGSIVGTSSLRRQAQLLARRPDLQIRFLRGNVNTRLAKLDAGEYDAIILAAAGLIRLGFEDRITATISVDDSLPAGGQGAVGIECRSADVGIHALLAPLHHADTADRVVAERALNKRLNGGCQVPIACYAVLEGDQLWLRGLVGQPSGGLLLVADARASRSAAEALGVQVAEDLLGQGAEAILKEVYGEAGHP
- a CDS encoding LytTR family DNA-binding domain-containing protein is translated as MNVLIVDDEPQDRERLSRLLGELEGYTVLEPSATNGEEALALIESLKPDVVLLDIGMPGLDGLQVAARLCEREAPPAVVFCTGDDEYGAEAFKDSTLSHVTKPFQAQVLRDALRKAEKPNRAQLAALTRPANEGGGPRSHISARTRKGIELIPLPQVIYFIADHKYVTLRHEGGEVLLDEPLKALEDEFGERFVRIHRNALVARERIERLQRTPLGHFQLYLKGLDGDALTVSRRHVAGVRKMMQTL
- the argH gene encoding argininosuccinate lyase; protein product: MSTDKTNQSWGGRFSEPVDAFVARFTASVDFDKRLYRHDIMGSIAHATMLAQVGVLSDAERDTIIDGLKTIQGEIEAGNFDWRVDLEDVHMNIEARLTDRIGITGKKLHTGRSRNDQVATDIRLWLRDEIDLILAEITRLQKGLLEQAEREAETIMPGFTHLQTAQPVTFGHHLLAWFEMLSRDYERLVDCRKRTNRMPLGSAALAGTTYPIDRELTCKLLGFEAVGGNSLDGVSDRDFAIEFCAAASVAMMHLSRFSEELVLWTSAQFQFIDLPDRFCTGSSIMPQKKNPDVPELVRGKTGRVFGALTGLLTLMKGQPLAYNKDNQEDKEPLFDAADTLRDSLRAFADMIPAIKPKHAIMREAALRGFSTATDLADYLVRRGLPFRDCHEIVGHAVKYGVDTGKDLAEMSLDELRQFSDQIEQDVFAVLTLEGSVNARDHIGGTAPAQVRAAAVRGKDLLASR
- a CDS encoding glutathione S-transferase → MLKLHGFSVSNYYNMVKLALLEKGLPFEEVTFYGGQAPQALEVSPRGKVPVLETEHGFLSETSVILDYIEQTPGGKALLPVDPFGQAKVRELLKEIELYIELPARTCYAESFFGMSVEPLVKEKARADLLAGFATLKRNGRFAPYVAGKELTLADLMFCFSVDLAYAVGKKVLNIDFLADFPQAKALLQLMGENPHMARIVADKEASMPAFMEMIRSGKR
- a CDS encoding TIGR02647 family protein → MPFTPDLIDELEVLALFKHDSSQEGIKITSAAAPALIAAAQRLYDKKLTDQPDGGYLTSLGHDAVNSVQLLQNILKAPQPA